One Chitinophagales bacterium DNA window includes the following coding sequences:
- a CDS encoding DUF433 domain-containing protein produces the protein MDKKLLSRITFDVNQCGGKPCIRGMRIRVADVLSLLANGLTAEQVIQEMPDLTPEDIQASLQYAASTEKLTLNEYQQKQSKVAL, from the coding sequence ATGGATAAGAAACTATTGTCGAGAATTACATTTGATGTCAATCAATGTGGTGGTAAGCCCTGTATCAGGGGGATGCGAATTCGTGTAGCCGATGTGTTGAGCTTGTTGGCCAACGGGTTGACTGCTGAACAAGTCATTCAGGAAATGCCCGATTTGACACCCGAAGATATTCAAGCATCATTACAGTATGCTGCATCAACAGAAAAATTAACCCTGAACGAATACCAACAAAAGCAGAGCAAGGTTGCATTATAA
- a CDS encoding type II toxin-antitoxin system VapC family toxin, translating to MTDTLLIDTDVLIDFSRGIEKAKSKIKTFEVDHTLSVSVVTQLELMVGCENKADFKALQKFLNNFDIILINHAVSERSVQLFEKYRLSHGVQIADMLIAATAIEYDLALLTKNQKDFRFIKDLKLLKY from the coding sequence ATGACCGATACGCTGCTAATTGATACAGATGTTTTAATTGATTTTAGCCGGGGCATCGAAAAGGCGAAATCTAAAATCAAAACATTTGAAGTTGATCATACACTTTCTGTGAGTGTAGTTACTCAACTTGAATTAATGGTAGGTTGTGAAAACAAAGCTGATTTTAAAGCACTTCAAAAATTCCTGAATAATTTTGATATTATTTTAATCAACCATGCAGTTTCAGAAAGATCAGTGCAACTTTTTGAAAAATACAGATTAAGTCATGGAGTGCAAATTGCCGATATGTTGATTGCCGCTACAGCTATTGAGTATGATTTAGCACTGCTCACAAAGAATCAAAAAGATTTTCGCTTTATTAAAGACCTAAAGCTTCTGAAATATTGA
- a CDS encoding cysteine desulfurase family protein, giving the protein MQYPIYLDNNATTKIDPRVLEEMMPFLKDDYGNASSNHEFGVNANKAVKRARNQIADLIHCDSHEIIFTSGATEAINLAIKGVLEKHTEKGKHIVTVSTEHPAVIDCCKYLESKGFEVTYLPVNNDGLLDLDLVKENIRADTILVAVMLVNNETGVIQPIKEIAELAHEKGAFFMTDATQVLGKMHVDVNEMGIDLMAFSGHKFYGPKGVGALYVRNKRPSPTILEALIHGGGHERGMRSGTMNVPGIVGLGKAAEIAKTEMKADEERIGALRTQLENVLLELDDTFVNGNRAQRLYNVSNICFKGVDAEDLILQTRMKMAVSTGSACSSAAIEPSHVLISMGLSNELAYSSIRFSLGKFNTINELTEVEKIVKEVVNNIRKLHEI; this is encoded by the coding sequence ATGCAATATCCCATCTACTTAGACAATAATGCTACAACTAAAATCGATCCTCGGGTTTTGGAGGAAATGATGCCCTTTTTAAAAGATGATTATGGAAATGCTTCGAGTAATCATGAGTTTGGTGTAAATGCCAATAAAGCTGTTAAAAGAGCAAGAAATCAAATTGCAGATTTAATCCATTGCGACTCACATGAAATCATTTTTACTTCTGGAGCTACAGAAGCCATTAATCTCGCTATAAAAGGAGTGCTTGAAAAACACACAGAAAAAGGCAAGCATATTGTTACCGTTTCAACTGAACATCCTGCTGTAATAGATTGCTGTAAATATCTTGAAAGCAAAGGTTTTGAGGTGACTTATTTACCGGTGAATAATGATGGACTTTTAGACCTTGATTTAGTAAAGGAAAATATTAGGGCTGATACTATTTTAGTTGCAGTGATGTTGGTCAATAATGAAACAGGTGTGATTCAACCCATAAAAGAGATAGCAGAATTAGCTCATGAAAAGGGAGCTTTTTTTATGACTGATGCCACTCAGGTTTTAGGAAAAATGCATGTTGATGTTAATGAAATGGGCATTGATTTGATGGCTTTCTCGGGACATAAATTTTATGGGCCAAAAGGAGTGGGTGCTTTGTATGTGCGCAATAAACGACCTAGTCCGACAATATTAGAAGCTTTGATTCATGGCGGAGGACATGAAAGAGGAATGCGTAGTGGCACAATGAATGTACCGGGGATTGTTGGATTGGGAAAAGCTGCTGAAATTGCAAAAACTGAAATGAAAGCAGATGAAGAAAGGATAGGCGCCTTAAGAACCCAATTGGAAAATGTGCTTTTAGAATTGGATGATACTTTTGTGAATGGAAATAGAGCACAGCGGCTCTACAATGTGAGCAATATTTGTTTTAAAGGGGTGGATGCTGAAGATTTAATTCTACAGACAAGAATGAAAATGGCTGTTTCAACTGGTTCTGCTTGTTCCTCTGCCGCTATTGAACCTTCCCATGTTTTGATTTCGATGGGGTTGTCCAATGAATTGGCATATTCCTCAATTCGCTTTAGTTTAGGGAAGTTTAATACAATAAATGAATTAACAGAGGTGGAAAAAATTGTAAAGGAAGTAGTAAACAATATTCGTAAGTTACATGAAATTTGA
- a CDS encoding DUF4007 family protein: protein MDKLHFSGHDSFICKQFWLKKGYDFISENKSFSDDTAVIDLGVGKNMVGSIRYWLKSFGIADENDSLQHVSDYLFAENGKDPFIEDIGTIWLLHYHLVAQGKASIYSLVFNQFRKERFDFTKSHLHNFIKRACLETESNYNENTVNTDINVFLKNYTKPKTGKISVEDDFIGLLQDLDLLKQYKLTNVEAKEFSNWYKIDNEKREDLPFQIVLYAILNKLKDQENSISFKEMQIGFNAPGLVFALNAEGLFNKIKAITEYYPEIIFSETAGNQVLQFKSKPEKFEVLNDYYQ, encoded by the coding sequence ATGGATAAATTACATTTTTCAGGACACGATTCATTTATCTGTAAGCAATTCTGGCTTAAGAAAGGTTATGACTTTATATCGGAAAACAAGAGCTTTTCAGATGATACGGCAGTTATAGATTTGGGCGTAGGAAAAAACATGGTTGGCTCTATAAGATATTGGTTAAAGTCTTTTGGAATTGCAGATGAAAATGACAGCTTACAACATGTATCAGACTATTTATTTGCTGAAAATGGAAAAGACCCTTTTATAGAAGATATTGGGACCATTTGGTTATTGCATTATCATTTGGTTGCACAGGGTAAAGCTTCAATCTATAGTTTAGTTTTCAATCAGTTTAGAAAAGAACGCTTCGACTTTACGAAGTCTCACTTGCATAATTTCATTAAAAGGGCATGTCTTGAAACAGAATCCAATTACAATGAGAATACTGTAAATACTGATATAAATGTTTTTCTGAAAAACTATACCAAGCCCAAGACAGGAAAAATAAGTGTAGAGGATGATTTTATTGGATTGTTACAGGATTTGGATTTATTGAAGCAATATAAGCTTACGAATGTTGAGGCTAAAGAATTCAGCAATTGGTATAAGATTGACAATGAGAAAAGGGAAGACTTGCCTTTTCAAATTGTTTTATACGCCATCTTAAATAAACTAAAAGACCAGGAAAATTCTATCTCATTTAAAGAAATGCAAATTGGCTTTAATGCTCCAGGTTTGGTCTTTGCGCTAAATGCTGAAGGGCTTTTCAATAAAATTAAAGCAATAACAGAGTACTATCCTGAAATAATTTTTTCTGAAACTGCGGGCAACCAAGTGCTACAGTTCAAGAGCAAACCTGAAAAATTCGAGGTGTTAAATGACTATTACCAATAA